In Anoplopoma fimbria isolate UVic2021 breed Golden Eagle Sablefish chromosome 22, Afim_UVic_2022, whole genome shotgun sequence, a genomic segment contains:
- the gyg2 gene encoding glycogenin-2 isoform X2, producing MSGEAFVTLVTTDSYCKGAIVVARSLKRHGTTRSTVVMVTPDISQQSRLTLEDVFDEVITVDVMDSDDRLHLSWLGRPDLGITFTKIHCWTLTQYSKCVFLDADTLVLCNVDELFERDELSAAPDPGWPDCFNSGVFVLRPSVHTHGLLLDHALQHGSFDGGDQGLLNSFFSSWPAEDIGKHLPFVYNLSASSFYSYLPAFQQFGHNAKIVHFLGAVKPWSSSRQREDGGSNTMEPFVSLWWKEYNSYTASSDTAKPKQIQEREDEARTPFRENLDSSNSQPVHLPSSSETLHAPSEPTTSSHTDNSTTPPEEEESRTCERMEIQDPESGAEGLEGSVQASKTETDPRAAETETKTETEIKKETETETKTEAEKETEAERLEHRRLWEAGRADYLGRDAFQNIQKMLDRFLD from the exons ATGTCAG GCGAGGCCTTCGTCACGCTGGTCACCACAGACTCATACTGCAAAGGAGCCATCGTGGTGGCCAGGAGTCTAAAGCGTCACGGGACGACTCGCAGCACCGTCGTCATGGTGACACCAGACATCTCACAACAGTCAAG GCTAACCCTGGAGGACGTGTTCGATGAGGTCATCACGGTGGATGTGATGGACAGTGACGACCGTCTCCACCTGTCCTGGTTGGGACGTCCTGATCTGGGCATCACCTTCACCAAGATCCACTGCTGGACTCTGACCCAGTACAGCAAATGTGTCTTCCTGGATGCTGACACTCTT GTTCTGTGTAACGTGGACGAGCTGTTTGAGAGGGACGAGCTGTCGGCGGCTCCTGATCCCGGCTGGCCCGACTGCTTCAACTCGGGCGTGTTTGTCCTCCGACCGTCCGTCCACACCCACGGCCTCCTCCTGGACCACGCACTGCAGCACGGCAGCTTTGACG GAGGAGACCAGGGCCTGTTGAACTCCTTCTTCAGCAGCTGGCCGGCTGAAGACATCGGCAAACACCTTCCGTTTGTCTACAACCTCAGTGCCAGCTCCTTCTACAGCTACCTCCCTGCTTTCCaaca GTTTGGCCACAACGCAAAGATCGTCCATTTCTTAGGAGCAGTGAAACCCTGGAGCTCcagcagacagagggaggacgGAGGATCAAACACCATGGAACcgtttgtgtctctgtggtggAAGGAATACAACAGTTACACAGCATCATCCGACACAGCGAAACCAAAACAG ATCCAAGAACGAGAAGACGAAGCCAGGACGCCTTTCAGAGAAAACTTGGACAGTTCTAATTCACAGCCTGTACATTTACCGTCCTCTTCTGAGACTCTTCATGCACCGTCTGAGCCAACGACA AGTTCCCACACAGATAACAGCACCACCccaccagaggaggaagagtccAGGACATGTGAGAGGATGGAGATCCAGGACCCAGAGTCTGGAGCTGAGGGGTTGGAGGGCAGCGTTCAAGCCTCAAAGACTGAGACAGATCCA AgggctgcagagacagagacgaagacagagacagagataaagaaagagacggagacggagacAAAGACGGAGGCAGAAAAAGAGACGGAGGCGGAGCGTCTGGAGCATCGGCGGCTGTGGGAGGCCGGCCGGGCCGACTACCTGGGCAGAGACGCCTTCCAGAACATCCAGAAGATGCTGGACCGCTTTCTGGATTAA
- the gyg2 gene encoding glycogenin-2 isoform X1, whose translation MSAGEAFVTLVTTDSYCKGAIVVARSLKRHGTTRSTVVMVTPDISQQSRLTLEDVFDEVITVDVMDSDDRLHLSWLGRPDLGITFTKIHCWTLTQYSKCVFLDADTLVLCNVDELFERDELSAAPDPGWPDCFNSGVFVLRPSVHTHGLLLDHALQHGSFDGGDQGLLNSFFSSWPAEDIGKHLPFVYNLSASSFYSYLPAFQQFGHNAKIVHFLGAVKPWSSSRQREDGGSNTMEPFVSLWWKEYNSYTASSDTAKPKQIQEREDEARTPFRENLDSSNSQPVHLPSSSETLHAPSEPTTSSHTDNSTTPPEEEESRTCERMEIQDPESGAEGLEGSVQASKTETDPRAAETETKTETEIKKETETETKTEAEKETEAERLEHRRLWEAGRADYLGRDAFQNIQKMLDRFLD comes from the exons ATGTCAG CAGGCGAGGCCTTCGTCACGCTGGTCACCACAGACTCATACTGCAAAGGAGCCATCGTGGTGGCCAGGAGTCTAAAGCGTCACGGGACGACTCGCAGCACCGTCGTCATGGTGACACCAGACATCTCACAACAGTCAAG GCTAACCCTGGAGGACGTGTTCGATGAGGTCATCACGGTGGATGTGATGGACAGTGACGACCGTCTCCACCTGTCCTGGTTGGGACGTCCTGATCTGGGCATCACCTTCACCAAGATCCACTGCTGGACTCTGACCCAGTACAGCAAATGTGTCTTCCTGGATGCTGACACTCTT GTTCTGTGTAACGTGGACGAGCTGTTTGAGAGGGACGAGCTGTCGGCGGCTCCTGATCCCGGCTGGCCCGACTGCTTCAACTCGGGCGTGTTTGTCCTCCGACCGTCCGTCCACACCCACGGCCTCCTCCTGGACCACGCACTGCAGCACGGCAGCTTTGACG GAGGAGACCAGGGCCTGTTGAACTCCTTCTTCAGCAGCTGGCCGGCTGAAGACATCGGCAAACACCTTCCGTTTGTCTACAACCTCAGTGCCAGCTCCTTCTACAGCTACCTCCCTGCTTTCCaaca GTTTGGCCACAACGCAAAGATCGTCCATTTCTTAGGAGCAGTGAAACCCTGGAGCTCcagcagacagagggaggacgGAGGATCAAACACCATGGAACcgtttgtgtctctgtggtggAAGGAATACAACAGTTACACAGCATCATCCGACACAGCGAAACCAAAACAG ATCCAAGAACGAGAAGACGAAGCCAGGACGCCTTTCAGAGAAAACTTGGACAGTTCTAATTCACAGCCTGTACATTTACCGTCCTCTTCTGAGACTCTTCATGCACCGTCTGAGCCAACGACA AGTTCCCACACAGATAACAGCACCACCccaccagaggaggaagagtccAGGACATGTGAGAGGATGGAGATCCAGGACCCAGAGTCTGGAGCTGAGGGGTTGGAGGGCAGCGTTCAAGCCTCAAAGACTGAGACAGATCCA AgggctgcagagacagagacgaagacagagacagagataaagaaagagacggagacggagacAAAGACGGAGGCAGAAAAAGAGACGGAGGCGGAGCGTCTGGAGCATCGGCGGCTGTGGGAGGCCGGCCGGGCCGACTACCTGGGCAGAGACGCCTTCCAGAACATCCAGAAGATGCTGGACCGCTTTCTGGATTAA